One Lepus europaeus isolate LE1 chromosome 7, mLepTim1.pri, whole genome shotgun sequence DNA segment encodes these proteins:
- the MYOD1 gene encoding myoblast determination protein 1 yields MELLSPPLRDVDLTGPDGSLCSFAAADDFYDDPCFDSSDLRFFEDLDPRLVHVGALLKPEEHTHFPAAVHQAPGAREDEHVRAPSGHHQAGRCLLWACKACKRKTTNADRRKAATMRERRRLSKVNEAFETLKRCTSSNPNQRLPKVEILRNAIRYIEGLQALLRAQDAAGPGATAFYAPGPLPPGRGGEHYSGDSDASSPRSNCSDGMMDYSGPPSGARRRNCYDGAYYSQAPSEPRPGKSAAVSSLDCLSSIVERISTESPAAPALLLADAPPESPPRQQEAAAESEGERGAPTPAPDTAPRCPAAANPNPIYQVL; encoded by the exons ATGGAGCTGCTGTCGCCGCCGCTCCGAGACGTGGACTTGACGGGCCCCGACGGCTCCCTCTGCTCCTTTGCCGCAGCGGACGACTTCTATGACGACCCGTGTTTCGACTCCTCGGATCTGCGCTTCTTCGAGGACCTGGATCCGCGCCTGGTGCACGTGGGCGCGCTCCTGAAGCCCGAGGAGCACACGCATTTCCCCGCCGCCGTGCACCAGGCCCCGGGCGCGCGCGAGGACGAGCATGTGCGCGCGCCCAGCGGGCACCACCAGGCCGgccgctgcctgctgtgggcCTGCAAGGCGTGCAAGCGCAAGACCACCAACGCCGACCGGCGCAAGGCCGCCACCATGCGCGAGCGGCGCCGCCTGAGCAAAGTGAACGAGGCCTTCGAGACGCTCAAGCGCTGCACGTCCAGCAACCCCAACCAGCGGCTGCCCAAGGTGGAGATCCTGCGCAACGCCATCCGCTACATCGAGGGCCTGCAGGCTCTGCTGCGCGCCCAGGACGCCGCGGGCCCTGGCGCCACCGCCTTCTACGCGCCCGGCCCGTTGCCCCCAGGCCGCGGCGGCGAGCACTACAGCGGCGACTCGGACGCGTCCAGCCCGCGTTCCAACTGCTCCGACGGCATG ATGGACTACAGCGGCCCCCCGAGCGGCGCGCGGCGGCGGAACTGCTACGACGGCGCCTACTACAGCCAGGCGCCCAGCG AACCCAGGCCCGGGAAGAGTGCCGCCGTGTCCAGCCTTGACTGCCTGTCCAGCATCGTGGAGCGCATCTCCACGGAGAGCCCCGCTGCGCCCGCGCTCCTGCTGGCCGACGCGCCACCGGAGTCGCCCCCTCGCCAGCAGGAGGCGGCCGCCGAGAGCGAGGGCGAGCGCGGAGCACCCACGCCGGCCCCGGACACCGCCCCGCGGTGCCCTGCGGCCGCAAACCCCAACCCCATCTACCAGGTGCTCTGA